In the Glycine max cultivar Williams 82 chromosome 6, Glycine_max_v4.0, whole genome shotgun sequence genome, GCGGCGGCAGCTTGAGAGTTCTGGGCTGACAGGAGTGCACTCATCATGGTCGTCAACCTATCCATTCCCTCTCGTAAAGTGGCAACCTCCTCCCTGAGACTCTGATTTTCTTGTTCAACTATATCCATCCTCTTCCGATTGGCCCTGGTGTTGTAAATGCGAGTTGGTTTGTGGAGAATTCGTCGGGCCACTTTCCTTGGGCGGCGGTTGATTGACTCCCCCTTTTGAAGTAGTGAACACAGTGTGAGACTCGATTTAGAAACCATGAATGCAACATGATGCATGCTTATgcttatgcaaaaagaaagggaaCAAATTATTATCGAAGAACTTGTTAGAGAAATTGTAAACATCATAAACTGAAACACTTCACTTAAGCATTGgaatattacaaattttttttttttttttttttttttttttttttttttacaagtcaaGAGATTTCGGGAGCTAAAATCTAAACATAAGGTCCTAAGAACTTCAGACTCAAACTCCCGGAGTAGATGGGTCCTCGGAATCTGAATGTGCACGGGAGAACAAGTCCATAAACTCCTCTTCCTTCTAGCATCTTGGTGGAGCAAAACGTCTTTCCGACGAAGCAAGTCGTCCTTCTCAATCATCCTCTGGTTCTGGATAAAAAGCTCACGGCTCTGTTGGGCTATCTTCCCTTCAAAGTCTCATTCTCTTGCTCTAGCTCCTGGCATCTCCTCTTCcaagtttctttttcttgccTTTCTTTGGTTAATTGTTCATGAAACTCTTCCTTAGTATCAAAGGGGATAGGCAAGGATGATGGTGGGATGGTGGACGATAGGTATCTAGGTAAGCGGTAGGGTAGGCCAAAGCTCTTGGTCCTATCAATAACCCACTGGGTATAAGATTCGTGCACATAGTCTGATTTCTTTCCCAACTGACTTCTGTTGAGTCTGCGGATAGCGCTCCAAGCTTGTGCGAATCTTTCCCTTTTGTTCGAGTGATCTCCATGGTTAAGATAGAATTCATTAGTCAAGGCAAGGTTGTTTGGTTTTGTCTTTATCGGGTACCCAAATTGTCGTCGAGCGAGAAGTGGGTTGTAGCTAATTCCGCCACGCATACCCAAAAGAGGTACGTTGGGATATTCACCACAACTCACAATAATCTCTCCAACATCACTAGCTGCTTGGTACCAAACAATGTCAGATGGGTCAAGAGTCATGATTCGGCGAGGCCAGGAAAGCTTGTCATCATTGGTCTTGAAGGCACGGGATTGAGGTAAGTGGAAGGTAAACCATTGATAGAGTAAAGGTGCACAACAAGAAATGGTTCCCCGGCCAGCCTGGGTACGGTCATGGATAGAATGGTAGGTATCGGCGAGTAGAGTGGGTACGGGGTTCTTTGTAAGAAAGATTTTAATGGCATTGATATCGATGAAGTTGTCAACATTTGGGAAGAATAAAAGGCCATATATAAGGAGGGCTAGGATAGAATGGAAGGCAAGTATACTAGCTGCTTCAGCAAATATGGAGGCTTGTTGGTAGAGGAAGTGGGTGGGAAGACCTTGGAGGCCTCCTTTAGAGGTAAGGTTTGCTTGGATGATGGAGGTTTTAAGATGGAGGGCGGCTGCGATGTCGGAGGGTTTAGGGGTAGGCTCAAAACCATGGAAAGGTATCTTGTCTGGCACAGGTAAACCTACTAGGTAGGAGTACTCTTCAAGTGTGGGGACAAGCTGGTAATCGGGAAATGTGAAGCAATGGTAGAGCGGGTCATAGAACTGAACCAGGGTCTCTAGGCATCCTTCCTCAACATCTACTCTAAGAATTCTGAGCAACTTCCCATGATGAGCTTGAAAATCAACTGGATCACTTACTAAAGATGCTAGCTCCCTTAATCTCAACAGGTCTGTTTTTTTGAAAAGGTACTTCCTAG is a window encoding:
- the LOC102660897 gene encoding uncharacterized protein, whose translation is MDIPLRSTRKYLFKKTDLLRLRELASLVSDPVDFQAHHGKLLRILRVDVEEGCLETLVQFYDPLYHCFTFPDYQLVPTLEEYSYLVGLPVPDKIPFHGFEPTPKPSDIAAALHLKTSIIQANLTSKGGLQGLPTHFLYQQASIFAEAASILAFHSILALLIYGLLFFPNVDNFIDINAIKIFLTKNPVPTLLADTYHSIHDRTQAGRGTISCCAPLLYQWFTFHLPQSRAFKTNDDKLSWPRRIMTLDPSDIVWYQAASDVGEIIVSCGEYPNVPLLGMRGGISYNPLLARRQFGYPIKTKPNNLALTNEFYLNHGDHSNKRERFAQAWSAIRRLNRSQLGKKSDYVHESYTQWVIDRTKSFGLPYRLPRYLSSTIPPSSLPIPFDTKEEFHEQLTKERQEKETWKRRCQELEQENETLKGR